CACGGATGAAGCGGAAAATGTGGTACGAGTAAATCCTAACTGGCTACTAAATAGATCCAAGCAAACTGCCGAAATATACACATTAACAACCGAAGGACACATCGTGCGCAATCCAGTAACTGTGCCTTTTGACTTAGAACAATCTGCTATACTGTCTGTAGGATTAGAAAATGAAATGGTCGTTCTAAACGCTGAACCAAAAAGAGAAGAATCACGCGCATTCCTTCCACTCCCATTAGACCTTCCTACATGGAACAGCATCAAAGCAGTCGGCTGGAAAGACTATATAAGATACTTAACGTACAAATAAACCAATAAACAGCTTTTGCAACTATGCAAAAGCTGTTTTTATATACTTACAGAGCATGGATGACCTCCATTGATGAGACTCCGAACTGTAGTCATGGAAGTTTAGGGGGAGGTAACGCAAAGATATGATCAGATAGCCAAAGTTAATGGGCACATAGCGACTACTAAGGGACACACCGAAATTTAAGGAGCACAAGGCACCGAAATATGAGCAGATAACCAAGGTTAATGGGCACATAGCGACTACTAAGGAGCACAACGAAATTTAAGGGGTACAAGGAACCGAGATATAAGCAGATAACCAAGGTTAATGAGCACATAGCGACTACTAAGGAGCACAACGCAATTTAAGGGGTACAAGGCACTGAGATATAAGCAGATAACCAAGGTTAATGGGCACATAGCAACTACTAAGGAGCACAACGAAATTTAAGGGGTACAAGGCACCGAGATATAAGCAGATAGCCAAAGTTAATGGGCACATAGTAACTACTAAGGAGCACAACAAAATATTATGAGCAACTAACCAAATAAAAGGTTCAAATACCATCCACCTACGAGCACAAATAATACGAAGGTAGATCTAACGTTAAGTAGAATATAAAAGCATAATCTCCGAAACTTCTCTTAACATACTAATTTAACTTCGTTATACTAAAGTGAAGCATTATTAACGGTAGGAGTGGATGGAATTGGATCTTCGATTTAAAATTGCTCATCGAGAGGCGCTTATTGGCCTTGGACTTGCAATTGTTCATTTTCTTTGGTGGTTTGGTTTTGCTTATGGGCTTGGCTCGAGACCAGTAGAGGAGTATACGTATATTCTTGGTTTCCCAGATTGGTTTTTCTATAGCTGTATCGTTGGATTTATTCTCGTGTCTGTGACAGTTATTATATTAGCAAAATATATTTTAAAAGATGTTTCGTTTGAGGAAGAGGAGGACGGGCAGTGAATATTGAAGTTATTATTCCTCTCATTATTTTTCTTGCAATTATTTTTTTCATCGGTTATTGGTCTAGTAAAAAATTGGAATCGTCGACAGGCGGATTTTTGCAAGAGTACTTCTTAGGTGGGCGAGAGCTAGGTGGTTTCGTTCTTGCGATGACGATGGTCGCAACTTATGGTAGTGCATCGAGCTTTCTGGGAGGGCCGGGAACTGCTTACACGATGGGATTTGGATGGGTTTTACTTGCGATGACTCAAGTCGTAACGGGCTATTTTGTGTTGCTTATTTTAGGGAAAAAATTCGCAATTTTAGCTCGTAAATACAATGCCATTACGTTAATAGACTTCCTAAAAGTGCGTTACAACAGTACGGTGGTTGTATTGCTTGCAGCTGCAAGTATGATTATCTTTTTATTTTCGGCCATGACGGCACAATGGGTTGGTGGAGGCCGTTTAATCGAGTCTTTGACTGGTATGAAGTACACAACCGCTTTATTTATTTTCGCAGTATCCGTTCTTGTATATGTAGTAATCGGTGGCTTCCGCGCTGTTGCAGTGACAGACGCTGTGCAAGGCGGAGTTATGGTCGTTGGTACACTCATCCTTTTAATCGCGGTTATTATCGCGGGCGGCGGCGTGCCGAATATTATGCAGGACTTACTTGCAGAAAATCCAAACCTTGTGACGCCATACGGCAATGAAGGAAATTTATCTGCTGCGTATGTGTCATCCTTTTGGATACTGGTCGGAGTAGGGGTCGTTGGACTTCCACAAATGGCGGTGCGTGCAATGTCGTATAAAAACACCCGCTCGATGCACCGAGCACTAGTGATCGGAACAATTGTCACTGGTTTTATTATGTTGAACATGCATTTAATTGGAGTTTTCGCTCGTCCGATTTTACCTGGCATTAAAGTGGCAGATACTGTCATTCCACTTGTTGCACTCAAGGTTCTTCCAGCTTGGCTTGCGGGAATTGTGTTGGCAGCTCCACTTGCGGCAATCATGTCGACAGTCGATTCATTGCTCATTTTAGTGAGTTCTTCTATTGTAAAGGATGTTTACATAAATTATTTAAATCCTAATGCCAGCGAGAAAAAAGTTAAAAATCTAAGCTTTGGCATGACAACTCTTTTAGGAACGGTTGTATTTTTATTGGCATTAAATCCTCCTGACTTGCTTATTTTCTTAAATCTTTTTGCGTTCGGTGGCCTTGAAGAAGCCTTTATTTGGCCGGTTGTTTTAGGTCTATACTGGTCATATGGCAATAAATACGGAGCGATTGCATCGATGCTGACCGGAATAATTACTTATATTGCCCTTCATTTTTATAATCAAGCAAATGGTAATCTATTCGGTGTACATACGGTAGTAGTGCCAGTAATCTTATCGCTTATCGCATATGTAATATGTAGTTTAGTCATTAAAAAAACAAAATATATTTTTTAATAAGGAGGTCCTCAGATGAAACAATGGAAAATTTATATAATGCTCGTCTTCGTTATGTTCGCCTGGGGAGCAAACTTACCGATACTCAAATATTTAGTAACCATCGTTCCCCCTGTCACCTTAACAGCGTTTCGAGTGCTCACTGCAGGATTGGTAGTGTTAGTTATTTTGTGGCAAATGAAACTACTCCGATTGCCAACTAAGCAGGAATGGAAATATATATTACTAGGGGCACTGACGAATGTAGTGCTTCATCACTATTTTCTAAATATGGGACTTTCTATCACAAGCGGAACTCATGGTGGACTAATCTTAGGAACTGGGCCTATGCTAACGGCAATTTCAGCGGCAATTATTTTGAAATATTTCCCGTCGCGTTATCAATGGCTTGGACTTGTATTAGGTCTTGCCGGAGTAAGTGTATCTATCTTAGTGGGGGGCGGCGAATCAAACGGAGCGAACATTGGAGACCTCTTCGTATTCCTAGCAATATTAGCGCAAGTGCTAAGCTATATGGTCGTAAGTAAGGCAGCTAAAACACTCGACCCAAGACTTCTAACCGCATATATGATGCTAGTCGGTGCAGTAGTTTTGATCGTCATCAGCTTCGTGCAAGAGCCAGGAGGAGTAACTGCATTTACACAGACAACCCCCTTTTTCTGGTGGTTATTCTTAGCATCCGCTGTCATTTCTACAGCTATCGGGCATCTGATATATAACTACGCTGTAGGCAAAGCAGGTCCAACAAAATCGGCTATCTTCATGAACCTAAACCCGGTATTTTCGCTCATTCTCTCCGCCATTTTTCTTGGAGAAATTCTGAACTTCCGTCATGTCATTGGACTTATCTTCATAATAGCCGGTGTCCTACTCGGATCTGGAGCAGCTGAAGACCTATGGAAAAAATACAAACAAAAAAGGGCGACCCCCTAAAGGTCGCTCTTTTTTCAAATAAAAATAAAGCTTAACCCAAGTAAAATGTTAAATAAACCTAAAAATTAACCAGTAAATTGACTGAACGGGACAAACTAAAACGCAATAAAAACTTTATTAAAAATATTCACCCCCGACCCCCATAAACCAGACCCATCAAAACGAATAATATAGTGTTCAGGAAAAAGAAGGACAAAATCTAATTCGAGGTGATTTAATGAAATGGAAAAAAACGGGAGCAGCATTGCTTGTGACTACTTTAACGGTAACAAGTGCGGGGTATGCATTCGCAAACAATCAGTTATTTGATACGGTGGATTTGAGCAAATTAAATCAACAACCGGCAAAAACTACTGTAGTTAGCACAGTTTCAGAGAAGCCAGTTACTCCTTCAACAACTAATGTAGTGAAGACGACCAATCAAACAAACAATCTACAAGAAAATGGGCTGCCTGTAATTCCAGCGGATTACCCATACGACAATCTAAAGGGCTTGTACAAAGCATACGAAAATGCACAAAACCCTAAAGCAAAAGAAGAGATCAAGCAAAAAATCCAATATTTAATTGCTAAATATGAGGCATCGAAAAAGTATAATAATAATGACTTAACAGAAGTGGTTACTGGACTTCCAGAAATTCCAGCGGACTACCCATACGACAATTTAAAAGGCTTATACAAAGCTTATGAGAATGCACAAAACCCTAAAGCGAAAGAAAATATAAAGCTAAAGATTG
The nucleotide sequence above comes from Psychrobacillus glaciei. Encoded proteins:
- a CDS encoding DMT family transporter, with the protein product MKQWKIYIMLVFVMFAWGANLPILKYLVTIVPPVTLTAFRVLTAGLVVLVILWQMKLLRLPTKQEWKYILLGALTNVVLHHYFLNMGLSITSGTHGGLILGTGPMLTAISAAIILKYFPSRYQWLGLVLGLAGVSVSILVGGGESNGANIGDLFVFLAILAQVLSYMVVSKAAKTLDPRLLTAYMMLVGAVVLIVISFVQEPGGVTAFTQTTPFFWWLFLASAVISTAIGHLIYNYAVGKAGPTKSAIFMNLNPVFSLILSAIFLGEILNFRHVIGLIFIIAGVLLGSGAAEDLWKKYKQKRATP
- the panF gene encoding sodium/pantothenate symporter: MNIEVIIPLIIFLAIIFFIGYWSSKKLESSTGGFLQEYFLGGRELGGFVLAMTMVATYGSASSFLGGPGTAYTMGFGWVLLAMTQVVTGYFVLLILGKKFAILARKYNAITLIDFLKVRYNSTVVVLLAAASMIIFLFSAMTAQWVGGGRLIESLTGMKYTTALFIFAVSVLVYVVIGGFRAVAVTDAVQGGVMVVGTLILLIAVIIAGGGVPNIMQDLLAENPNLVTPYGNEGNLSAAYVSSFWILVGVGVVGLPQMAVRAMSYKNTRSMHRALVIGTIVTGFIMLNMHLIGVFARPILPGIKVADTVIPLVALKVLPAWLAGIVLAAPLAAIMSTVDSLLILVSSSIVKDVYINYLNPNASEKKVKNLSFGMTTLLGTVVFLLALNPPDLLIFLNLFAFGGLEEAFIWPVVLGLYWSYGNKYGAIASMLTGIITYIALHFYNQANGNLFGVHTVVVPVILSLIAYVICSLVIKKTKYIF
- a CDS encoding YhdT family protein, whose product is MELDLRFKIAHREALIGLGLAIVHFLWWFGFAYGLGSRPVEEYTYILGFPDWFFYSCIVGFILVSVTVIILAKYILKDVSFEEEEDGQ